A window of Rhododendron vialii isolate Sample 1 chromosome 11a, ASM3025357v1 genomic DNA:
CTTTGGAGGTGGGTACCTTGATGGTTTGGCATTTTTTGGAAATGCCAACGCCACGCGGCGGTGCTCTAAGAACTCTGAATAATCTCTCTTTTTAAAGACCTCTCAAATGAACAAGGAGGACTCTGCTTCCTTCTTAGGGGTTTCTTACTCGGTTTCTCGTTACTTTTTACTTCATTCATCATCCATTCATATGAGTAGTAGGGCTAAAATTTCAATACACATGCCTTCACTACTAGAGAAACCGCGAAAACACAAACTAGAACCAATCTTGTCATTCATTCCAAAGCACTTGAGCGATTGGAGGAAAGGGGGACAAAGGGTAGATGATCATAAAACATTGAAAGGATGAGATTTTCACCTCCGAATCACACAGACTAGAACCATCCTTGTCATTGCTTCCATTTTCTTTCACCGCGCTTTTCTGTGCCCTTTTACAATCCTCTATCTTTGTGTTGATTCCCGAtccatttttagtttttgggcaTGACTAATATCATGTCCATCGTGTTCATACTCACCATAACTTGGATCTTCCGTAAAATCTCAACTTTTACCTCACAAGATTCACCATATCCCAAATCAagaacaaatgattttggaattTCCTCAGAAGCCTCGCTCCAAGGGTATATTCATCCGCAGGTAAATAATATCCAACGATACCAGCATGCAGCAACATAGCGCAATCCATCTAGCTACTTTCCAATACCCTTACGAAATTAATTTACGAGCATAAGTTATGGAAGGATAATCAAGTCTATAGATATAATTTGTCACATATCTCCGTACAGATTGGATTACAAAGCCAAAAAGACCTATAAGGTTCTTTACAGGAAACTATTGCTTCATCTCTGTCAGCTCTGTGTACAATACCAACTCAAAATAGCCCAAAGAGAACGTTAGCGAAGGCTCTGAATCTGATTTACAAACTACGATAGCTAGTATCACGTTTAAGAGCCACGGAGATAACAAGAAGAAGCAAAATGCAGAATTGCAAAAGCTGTGTCATTTGTTGCATAATCTTTTTTTCGTGCCTTCTATATCGTTTGTATGACCAGAGCATCGtcttcctcctcgtcttcttTGGATAATTTGTCCAGTGGGGGCATTTCAACGGACTCGTCCAGTGGGGGCATTTCAACGGACTCATTCACAAGCTTGATTTCGTACTTTATTTTGTCGAGCTCAGCTTTCACGGTTGATAATTCTAATTTTAGCTCCGTTCTTTCCCTGTTCCAGTCAGCCCTTTCATTATCCCATTCTTGTTGCATATCATCGACCCTGTCTTGTAATCGTATGCACTCACTACCAATCAGATTTAGCTCATCCAAATGTTTGTCACCAGTCAGAAGTGGTTCGTCACACCATTGGAAGAACTCGCATTGCTACCAATGACATGAACTAGTAGTTAATAAGGACGTAAACAGATGCAAGTTGAGCggaacaaaagagagagaagacaagaaaaaagaaggcaTAATACACTTACGTTATTTGGATACTTGGGACAACTGTAGAACATCCTGTAAGGGTTTCTGTGGGTCTTTGATGTTCTTAATTTTGCAGAAAGCCCACACGAACACGTGAGTTGTGAATCTTCAGGGGAATCCATAATCTACAACACAAGTCCTGCTCATGATGGGACATTCTTCTGTGAGAATTTGAAGCGAATTGACAGTCACATTCTCGATTTCAATATATCTCATGTTCCATGAGTAAATTGAAATCTAGAcaccaaaaatatttgttgcaATTGATCATCGAGACATCAAACAACCGAGCAGCACCAACAAAAAACTGGTCACTTGAAAATGAATTGAGTTCACTGTCTTTCTCAGATATGTCCCGACCTATTACCTGAGCACGGGGGAACTCTAACCCTATCGAATAATTCGCTTTTGTCATCAGCAATTTCAATGATCAGAATATTGAAAACCAATAACCATAACTCCAAGGGATTGCCTGGTAGTCAAAGCCTGTGGACTAGGGTTTACCCTCTTTTGAGGACTCAAGATCGAAACCATGGACACCTGCTATACATCAACTGAAGCACATTCACTTGCATTACTAGCAACATAAAAGATACTCAAGAATTTAAGCGCCTACGAGTAAATACGTAGACCCTTCTCTAGCCTAGTAGCCCCACAGATGCTTTTATGCTACATCGATCAGCTAACCTAAGTGACACATATTccataataacaaaaaaagcgatattgtggaaactttatatccatctcaaagccaattggcaatgaatggagaggtcccagatattattaagtgatcacccattttactcccaagcaatgtaggattctatttccttaacaactTTCATAgacataaaattttcatttggtACAATATGAGAAAACCCAAGGTTGGTCTTGTAATCAAGACTTTGGGATTTGATCCTTTCTAAGGTTTTAAGTTCGAAACTTATCTTTCGGGTCATTTCGGGTCAATTCACACGGAGCTTTGCTCCCAACTTTAATTGAATTTTCCGCGAGTGGGCGGTGGGTTCGAGTCACAAGATTAGTCGGTCGGACTGCGAAATATGTATGAAAATAGCAGAAAAGAAAGAATCGACCTGGTGCTTTATAACAACTGTAGAACAGGGCAGGTCCGCTGAAAGCCAAATTGGATAAAGATCGCGCTACTTACTCTGCGGAAATCACCATTCACCCGACTGGATATATAAACACTCTATatatagaagagagagagagagaggcttgaAGGAGAAGCCAAGGGGGGTTCTGACAGGACATAAAGGAAAGTTACCCCAAAGATGTCGATGGTACCAAATTGCCATTGGCTTTTACCGTAAATACGCGCGAAGTATATCAGAGATGTTAAGCAATAAGGAGAGATTATTTGGTGCTCCCGCCTCCTCCACCAGTACCCTCATTTATTTCTGTTCTTTTGTATGGCTATCgacattgtttattttgtttaactCGTCGAGAAGAGACATCCACGCAGCAGGCAGCTCGATCGGACTTCGTTTCGCATATGAATGAATTGAGTTTACGCcaggaaaaataaaaggttgGAGTTTCAAACCACATTTGGCTTCCTATTTTCTCTTGTGCAAAAGCAATTTGCTcatttacaaaaatgaacaCTCATTAAActgattttgttcttcttgACCAGTTATACAACATGAACAAttccgataattttttttagtcctAATTCTCCtaaacaaagccaaaaaaaacaaaaaacttgacGGTATTAGACCCTAATTAGACATTGAACCGGAACTCAGTCCCGTTGTGGGAGTCTTTTGCCTTTCAGAAAAAAATTGTGGGCAAGTAGAGTGAAGTGCAGTTGGTTCCTCTCTTATACTCCAATGCACATGTGCAGGGTTCGATTTCCGTAAGCACTCATCCCTCTCCAAATCCCTCAGGATAGACAAGATTAtcgaatcaaaaaaaaaaagaagttgtggGAGGCTTTTGGAGCATGCTTCAAGAGCACAATTTTTCAGCAAGTAAAGCTCTAGATTTATGCTTTGGTAACTCGTCAATTCTATTGGGCGTATTGTCTTGTCATATCACACCACTATCTGTTGAAGATTTCACTGCACATATGATGAGACCGAAGCTAAGATCCCAACACATGTGAATGAATATGTTTCGCCCTAATAAGAGGTTATTGAGACAGGAGACTAACCTAGCTGGGTTTGTCCCACCAAGTTTCATAATGTACCTTTTCACTGACTTTTTT
This region includes:
- the LOC131307648 gene encoding uncharacterized protein At4g04775-like, whose translation is MDSPEDSQLTCSCGLSAKLRTSKTHRNPYRMFYSCPKYPNNQCEFFQWCDEPLLTGDKHLDELNLIGSECIRLQDRVDDMQQEWDNERADWNRERTELKLELSTVKAELDKIKYEIKLVNESVEMPPLDESVEMPPLDKLSKEDEEEDDALVIQTI